Proteins encoded within one genomic window of Gallus gallus isolate bGalGal1 chromosome 1, bGalGal1.mat.broiler.GRCg7b, whole genome shotgun sequence:
- the LOC101749541 gene encoding uncharacterized protein LOC101749541 has product MRSAHRAAPVLRSPRALPHAAVGPGTSEGADRTAPRRPQCVHARTAPPRRGAKSAQPPHACSPRFSAAGLPRSAYKPLPPTKRKEGKKQAPRTPESLQKEMNGTQGTASALRALLKPSPRPCAPTARRSTGERCASAPFLRPEDTHVATRGSRKHHEAEPEGLRGCMPRPRQSQLLGRKRMPWQSAEDDSNRLSPTLRCHGTTALFSQGRGTTWRDDSKLWDRGKTHRAEHTATPPKLTPPHVILIKHTTTALR; this is encoded by the exons ATGCGCAGCGCCCATAGGGCTGCTCCCGTCCTTCGCTCTCCCCGGGCTCTCCCCCACGCGGCCGTCGGCCCAGGGACGTCGGAAGGAGCCGACCGAACGGCCCCTCGCCGCCCACAGTGCGTCCATGCGCGCACCGCTCCTCCCCGGCGGGGCGCAAAAAGCGCGCAGCCACCGCACGCGTGCTCGCCTCGCTTCTCCGCCGCCGGGCTTCCTAGAAGCGCTTACAAACCGCTCCCTCCAACAAAACGAAAGGAAGGCAAGAAGCAGGCGCCGCGCACCCCAG aatcGCTCCAGAAAGAGATGAATGGCACACAAGGAACGGCTTCTGCCTTACGGGCATTACTAAAACCCTCACCTCGCCCATGCGCCCCTACGGCACGCAGGTCAACCGGTGAGCGCTGTGCTTCAGCTCCCTTTCTGCGCCCCGAAGACACGCACGTGGCCACGCGCGGCAGCAGGAAACACCATGAGGCAGAACCGGAAGGACTGCGGGGCTGCATGCCACGGCCACGCCAATCCCAACTTCTGGGCAGGAAACGTATGCCATGGCAGAGCGCTGAAGATGACTCAAATCGCCTCTCCCCCACCCTCCGGTGCCACGGAACAACAGCCCTCTTCAGCCAGGGGAGGGGGACCACGTGGAGGGATGACTCAAAGCTCTGGGATAGGGGAAAAacccacagagcagagcacacagccacCCCCCCAAAACTCACACCGCCTCATGTTATATTAATTAAACACACAACAACTGCCTTGAGGTAA